TCATGACTAACGCGAGCGCCTCGCTTTTCTCAAAGGACATAAACCTGCTCAACGTATCTTACGATCCCACGAGAGAGCTCTACGCAGAATACAACAAGCTTTTTGCAAGTTATTGGAAATCCAAAACGGGAGACGAGGTAAGAGTCAATCAATCCCACGGCGGAAGCGGTAAACAAGCTAGGTCCGTGATCGACGGACTCGAAGCAGATATCGTTACACTCGCACTCTCCTACGATATCGACATCATAGCTTCGAAGGGCCTGATCTCCAGGGATTGGTTGAAAAGCCTTCCCAACAACAGCACTCCTTATACTTCCACAATCGTATTTGTAGTCAGAAAAGGAAATCCCAAGAATATTAAAGACTGGGACGATCTAATTCGATCCAAAGTCGGCGTCATAACACCGAATCCCAAAACGAGCGGAGGAGCACGCTGGAATTATCTCGCCGCTTGGGCTTTCGCTCAGAAAAAGTTCAATAACGATACGAATAAGGTTCAGGATTTTATAAAAACCTTATATAAGAACGTTCCTGTTCTCGACTCGGGAGCCAGAGGTTCCAGCAACACTTTCGCTCAAAACGGTATCGGAGATGTACTGATCGCCTGGGAAAACGAATCTTTTCTTATCCTAGAAGAATTTGGAAAGGATAAATACGAAGTCGTTATTCCGTCGTTGAGTATTCTCGCAG
The nucleotide sequence above comes from Leptospira weilii. Encoded proteins:
- a CDS encoding sulfate ABC transporter substrate-binding protein, with protein sequence MKTKILKSIIIALLMTNASASLFSKDINLLNVSYDPTRELYAEYNKLFASYWKSKTGDEVRVNQSHGGSGKQARSVIDGLEADIVTLALSYDIDIIASKGLISRDWLKSLPNNSTPYTSTIVFVVRKGNPKNIKDWDDLIRSKVGVITPNPKTSGGARWNYLAAWAFAQKKFNNDTNKVQDFIKTLYKNVPVLDSGARGSSNTFAQNGIGDVLIAWENESFLILEEFGKDKYEVVIPSLSILAEPPVAIVEKNAEKHGTLETAKEYLKSLYSDAAQEIIAKHGYRPRNQAILKKHEGKFPKLDLITVDGHFGGWHKAQKDHFADGASFDQLYVK